One Synechococcus sp. JA-2-3B'a(2-13) genomic window carries:
- a CDS encoding alpha-E domain-containing protein → MLSRVADSIYWLNRYVERAENIARFIDVNLNLILDLPSGPAQQWDPIVYTTGDQELFYQRYGQATQETVIQFLAFDRDYPNSILSCLRLARENARSVREVISSEMWERVNRFYLMVKEAAQQGPHLSQLHDFFTEVKLASHLFAGVMDATMTHGEGWHFGQIGRLLERADKTARILDVKYFILLPSLQYVGTALDELQWIALLKSASAYEMYRKYSRQHRINPREVASFLILDRQFPRSIQFCLIHADRSLHQITGTPADTWRDPSERALGRLRSELDYLTIDDIMEQGLHEFLDKLQLQMNHVGDCIYETFFATRPLQPSESSLLSQRQAQLT, encoded by the coding sequence ATGCTGAGTCGCGTGGCCGATTCCATCTACTGGCTCAACCGCTACGTGGAGCGCGCCGAGAACATCGCCCGCTTCATCGATGTCAATCTCAACCTCATCCTAGACTTGCCCAGCGGTCCCGCTCAGCAGTGGGATCCCATCGTCTACACCACCGGGGATCAGGAGCTGTTTTACCAACGCTATGGCCAGGCAACCCAAGAAACGGTCATCCAGTTCCTGGCTTTTGATAGGGATTACCCCAACTCCATCCTTTCCTGTTTGCGGCTGGCGCGGGAAAATGCCCGTTCTGTGCGGGAGGTCATTTCTTCAGAAATGTGGGAGCGGGTCAACCGCTTTTATTTGATGGTCAAAGAAGCGGCTCAGCAAGGCCCCCACCTGAGTCAGCTCCACGATTTTTTCACGGAAGTGAAGCTGGCCAGTCACCTATTCGCCGGGGTGATGGATGCCACCATGACCCATGGGGAAGGATGGCATTTTGGCCAGATTGGCCGTCTTTTGGAGCGGGCAGACAAAACGGCGCGCATTTTGGACGTTAAGTATTTTATCTTGCTGCCCTCTCTGCAGTATGTGGGTACGGCTTTGGATGAGCTGCAGTGGATCGCCTTGCTGAAGTCGGCCAGTGCTTATGAAATGTACCGGAAATACAGCCGCCAGCACCGCATCAATCCCAGGGAGGTGGCCTCTTTCCTGATTTTGGATCGGCAATTTCCCCGCTCCATTCAGTTTTGTCTTATTCATGCGGATCGATCCCTGCACCAGATCACCGGCACCCCAGCCGATACCTGGCGGGATCCCAGCGAGCGAGCTTTGGGCCGCCTGCGTTCTGAGCTGGACTACCTGACCATCGACGACATTATGGAGCAGGGCTTACATGAGTTTCTCGACAAATTGCAGCTACAAATGAACCACGTTGGCGATTGCATCTACGAAACTTTCTTTGCCACTCGCCCCTTGCAACCGTCTGAATCCTCTCTACTCTCTCAACGTCAAGCCCAACTGACATGA
- a CDS encoding gamma carbonic anhydrase family protein, translating into MQREKQDTWPIGLDRQPTGVDEAAFIAANAILIGDVHLSEAVSIWYGAILRGDLSPIVIGRRSNIQDGAILHGDPGQPTLVGEEVTVGHRAVIHSAHIEGGCLIGIGAIILNGVTIGAGSMVGAGAVVTRSVPPHSLAAGIPAKVIRTLTEEEVKQLRLHAQHYVDLALQHASRFGRWSRGSGERL; encoded by the coding sequence ATGCAACGAGAAAAACAGGACACCTGGCCAATTGGGCTGGATCGGCAGCCGACGGGAGTAGATGAGGCAGCCTTTATTGCCGCCAATGCCATACTGATCGGCGATGTCCATCTTTCGGAAGCGGTGAGCATCTGGTACGGGGCTATCCTGCGCGGGGATCTCTCGCCCATTGTGATTGGCCGCCGCAGCAACATCCAAGATGGAGCCATCCTGCACGGGGATCCCGGACAGCCGACCCTGGTTGGCGAGGAAGTGACCGTAGGCCATCGAGCGGTCATCCACAGTGCCCACATCGAGGGGGGATGTCTGATCGGGATTGGGGCCATTATCTTGAACGGGGTCACCATCGGGGCAGGCAGCATGGTGGGAGCTGGAGCGGTGGTCACCCGGTCTGTGCCACCCCACTCTTTGGCGGCGGGGATCCCGGCCAAGGTTATCCGCACCCTCACCGAGGAAGAGGTCAAGCAACTGCGCCTTCACGCCCAGCACTACGTGGATTTGGCGCTTCAGCATGCCAGCCGCTTTGGCCGGTGGAGCAGAGGTTCGGGCGAGCGGCTCTGA
- a CDS encoding circularly permuted type 2 ATP-grasp protein encodes MRFDAYDPGEGFYDELFLGRNQPRPEAIPLIERIHSLEEGELQQRQAAAQAALFQMGVTFNVYGDSQGTERIFPFDIIPRIVSASEWQRLEKGLKQRIHALNLFIDDVYHDQKILKDGVIPAELIETAKGFLRPCVGLNPPGRIWCHVTGTDLVRDRDGTWYVLEDNLRCPSGISYVLENRRVMKSTFPSLFNTMGIRPVDDYPSHLLDTLLNLVPHLANPTVVVLTPGIYNSAYFEHSFLAQQMGVELVEGRDLVVADGYLQMRTTKGLQRVDVIYRRIDDDFIDPLAFRPDSLLGVPGLFEVYRSGRLAIANALGTGVADDKVIYAYVPQMIRYYLGEEAILPNVPTYLCWDPKDQAYVLENLDKLVVKAANESGGYGMLMGSQATPEERSAFAEKIRAQPRNYIAQPTLCLSRVPTLVDRGEGPCLEPCHVDLRPYILYGKDIYVHPGGLTRVALKKGSLVVNSSQGGGSKDTWVLCADPGC; translated from the coding sequence GTGCGTTTTGATGCCTACGACCCGGGCGAGGGGTTTTACGACGAGCTGTTTTTGGGGCGTAACCAGCCCCGTCCTGAGGCGATCCCGCTGATTGAGCGCATTCATTCTCTGGAAGAAGGGGAACTGCAGCAGCGGCAAGCGGCAGCACAGGCGGCCCTCTTTCAGATGGGGGTGACCTTCAACGTCTATGGCGATAGCCAGGGCACGGAGCGAATTTTCCCCTTTGACATCATTCCCCGCATCGTCTCGGCTTCCGAGTGGCAGCGGCTGGAGAAGGGTCTCAAGCAGCGCATCCACGCCCTCAACCTGTTCATCGACGATGTCTATCACGACCAGAAGATCCTTAAGGATGGGGTGATCCCTGCCGAGCTGATCGAAACGGCCAAGGGATTTCTGCGGCCCTGTGTGGGGCTCAACCCGCCGGGGAGAATTTGGTGCCACGTCACCGGCACCGACCTGGTGCGGGATCGGGACGGGACTTGGTACGTGTTGGAAGATAACCTGCGCTGTCCGTCGGGAATCTCTTATGTGCTGGAAAATCGGCGGGTGATGAAAAGCACCTTTCCCTCCCTGTTCAACACCATGGGGATCCGCCCGGTGGACGACTACCCTAGCCATTTGTTGGATACTCTGCTTAACCTGGTGCCGCACCTAGCCAACCCAACGGTGGTGGTGCTCACCCCCGGCATCTACAACTCCGCCTACTTCGAGCATTCTTTCCTCGCCCAGCAGATGGGGGTGGAGCTGGTGGAAGGGCGGGATCTGGTGGTGGCCGATGGCTATTTGCAAATGCGCACCACCAAAGGGCTGCAGCGGGTGGATGTGATCTACCGCCGCATCGACGATGACTTCATCGATCCCCTTGCTTTTCGCCCTGATTCCCTCTTGGGGGTACCCGGCCTGTTTGAGGTCTACCGGTCGGGGCGGCTGGCGATTGCCAACGCTTTGGGAACAGGGGTGGCGGACGACAAGGTGATCTACGCCTATGTGCCCCAGATGATCCGCTACTATCTGGGAGAGGAAGCCATTTTGCCCAACGTGCCCACCTACCTCTGCTGGGATCCCAAGGATCAGGCGTATGTGCTGGAGAACCTCGACAAGCTGGTGGTGAAGGCAGCCAACGAGTCAGGCGGCTATGGCATGCTGATGGGATCCCAGGCCACACCGGAAGAGCGGTCTGCTTTTGCCGAGAAAATCCGCGCCCAGCCGCGCAACTACATCGCCCAACCCACCCTGTGCCTTTCTCGCGTGCCCACCTTGGTGGATCGGGGAGAAGGCCCCTGTCTGGAGCCCTGTCATGTGGACTTGCGGCCCTACATCCTCTATGGCAAGGACATTTATGTTCACCCAGGGGGGCTGACCCGCGTCGCCCTCAAGAAGGGATCTCTGGTGGTGAACTCCTCCCAGGGGGGCGGCAGCAAAGATACCTGGGTGCTCTGCGCGGATCCCGGCTGTTGA
- a CDS encoding glycosyltransferase family 39 protein, producing MTSRHLPLLGSGLGLGVALILWYGVFGYHVLQIGLWLLSILLVGLYWAQFSPAQPPWDPTRLRWQQELLHLGLLVLVFAPIYLCDLPNIPFQINTDEIVITSMARRASGVRYPDIFGLMPEYFYFPRFMFSLFGGLTRLMGGVTLLNVRTVHAAFGVVTILVAYGFFRAFWGSRLALAGAALLGSNHALLGISRMAMRENLIVLVECAALALLLKGVREKNPLLLYLGGGAAAFSLYGYLPGRVVILLGLLFGVLYLLLGREDLRGENKQANPLWVLAKLTVPAALGFFLVAGPILVATVTAPAVSAEYSRQQFLFFPEGRALQQMWVNAATPEEAVWRNIFNGLSMFNDPGQHDRGYIYPNYGHAFVDPLTGALIWLGLGSGLYRLFKKRSQPHDWLCIGSFLFLYLLFSLAITKAPNYTRLLVILPFVAYLTLEGIQVLAGLLERWGSRAGSWLPAAAMAGAILLIGGWNLAIFGDFVHKGWTQGNDVGATGRYVAARQGDPDYRFYLAASTAYPYFGWGEPHYWQSWIQFFAGREQKVAVFSPEVLPIQALEPPFTLFMNEWVWDQQGAELQRRFPKGQLHRIPAERGLWAFEVVDP from the coding sequence ATGACCTCCCGGCATCTGCCCCTGCTGGGATCCGGCTTGGGCTTGGGGGTAGCCCTGATCCTCTGGTACGGGGTGTTTGGCTACCACGTGCTGCAGATTGGCCTCTGGCTGCTGAGCATCCTGCTGGTGGGGTTGTATTGGGCGCAGTTTTCCCCGGCTCAACCCCCTTGGGATCCGACGCGGCTGCGCTGGCAACAGGAGCTGTTGCACCTGGGGCTGTTGGTGTTGGTCTTTGCCCCGATCTACCTCTGCGACCTGCCCAACATCCCTTTTCAGATCAATACTGACGAGATTGTGATCACCTCCATGGCCCGTCGCGCCTCAGGGGTGCGCTATCCCGATATCTTTGGGCTGATGCCGGAGTATTTCTATTTCCCCCGCTTCATGTTCAGCCTCTTCGGCGGCCTGACGCGGCTGATGGGGGGAGTCACGCTGCTCAATGTGCGCACGGTACATGCCGCCTTCGGGGTCGTCACCATTCTGGTGGCCTACGGGTTTTTTCGGGCATTTTGGGGATCCCGGCTGGCTTTGGCGGGGGCAGCCCTCTTGGGATCCAACCACGCCTTGCTGGGCATCAGCCGCATGGCCATGCGGGAAAACCTGATTGTGCTGGTAGAGTGTGCGGCCCTGGCCTTGCTCCTCAAGGGCGTGCGGGAAAAAAATCCCCTGTTGCTCTATCTGGGGGGAGGAGCGGCGGCTTTCTCCCTCTACGGCTATTTGCCGGGGCGGGTGGTGATCCTGCTGGGGTTGCTGTTTGGAGTTCTGTACCTGCTCCTGGGCCGGGAGGATCTCCGAGGAGAAAACAAGCAAGCTAATCCCCTCTGGGTCCTGGCTAAGCTGACGGTGCCCGCGGCGCTGGGCTTTTTTCTGGTGGCTGGGCCCATTCTGGTGGCCACGGTCACAGCACCTGCGGTGAGCGCCGAGTACTCTCGCCAACAATTTCTCTTTTTCCCGGAAGGGCGGGCGTTACAACAGATGTGGGTGAATGCGGCTACGCCAGAGGAGGCGGTCTGGCGCAACATCTTCAACGGCCTCAGCATGTTCAACGACCCCGGCCAGCACGACCGCGGCTACATCTATCCCAACTACGGCCATGCTTTTGTGGATCCCTTGACGGGGGCTTTGATCTGGCTGGGGCTGGGATCCGGCCTCTACCGCCTTTTCAAGAAGCGCAGCCAACCCCACGACTGGCTGTGTATCGGCAGTTTCCTGTTTCTTTACCTGCTGTTTAGCTTGGCCATCACCAAAGCCCCCAACTACACCCGCCTGCTGGTCATTCTGCCCTTTGTAGCCTATCTAACCTTGGAAGGGATCCAAGTGCTGGCAGGTCTCCTGGAACGCTGGGGATCCCGGGCCGGGAGTTGGCTGCCGGCGGCGGCGATGGCGGGGGCAATCCTGCTGATTGGGGGGTGGAACCTGGCCATTTTTGGAGACTTTGTCCACAAAGGCTGGACGCAGGGCAACGATGTGGGGGCTACCGGGCGCTATGTGGCAGCTCGCCAAGGGGATCCCGACTACCGCTTCTATCTGGCCGCCAGCACTGCCTACCCCTATTTCGGCTGGGGGGAACCCCACTATTGGCAAAGCTGGATCCAATTTTTTGCCGGACGGGAACAAAAGGTAGCGGTGTTTTCCCCTGAGGTGTTGCCCATCCAGGCGCTGGAGCCACCGTTTACCCTGTTCATGAACGAGTGGGTATGGGATCAGCAGGGGGCAGAGCTGCAACGGCGCTTTCCCAAGGGGCAGTTGCATCGGATCCCTGCCGAGCGGGGGCTATGGGCCTTTGAGGTGGTGGATCCCTAG
- a CDS encoding DUF6761 family protein, with the protein MLQDPKLIRHYQALTDALVDTWQRGYRRTDELRLLVDGYLLALRTGKQLEPFEIYRIEDEVNRFLYDPSNFIDPELEPEAEPMRGY; encoded by the coding sequence ATGTTGCAAGACCCAAAGTTGATCCGGCACTATCAGGCTTTGACCGATGCTCTGGTGGATACCTGGCAGCGGGGCTACCGGCGCACCGATGAGCTACGTCTGCTGGTGGATGGCTACCTGCTGGCCTTGCGAACTGGCAAACAATTGGAGCCCTTCGAGATCTATCGCATTGAGGACGAGGTCAACCGCTTCCTCTACGATCCGTCCAACTTCATAGATCCGGAATTGGAGCCAGAGGCGGAGCCGATGCGGGGTTATTGA
- a CDS encoding CocE/NonD family hydrolase, with translation MSLVGIPLARSASPTQAMLPVRPRETVSMFTRDGIQLDADVYRPQGEGSYPVLLMRQPYGRAIASTVVYAHPRWYAAQGYIVVIQDVRGRGTSKGSFYPFRHEVEDGFDAVNWAAALPGSNGVVGMYGFSYQGMTQLYAASTRPSALKAICPAMLPYDLYADAAYPGGAFAFYNNLSWALQLETEGARLRGDANAYQALLKAARNLPLYDPIPLKPGVLQQYAPQSYYFDWLEHSEPDEYWRKLSPRLEVVDLPMLHIAGWFDSYLSGSLRLYKEMSARSQNPQYLIIGPWIHLPWGRKVGALDFGPEAVSPIDRLQVRWFDQFLKGKDTGILQEPPVRLFEMGSNRWRGFDAWPTPEPKAFYLHSTGLAALSEAEGSLRPEPSPTQQSDTFVHDPWRPVPALGGHLVQPAGPQERSALDCRTDVLTYTTPPLQAELVLVGDIAVEVYAEADSPSFDLCAVLSVVRPDGQVYNFSQGYCRLRDPQPGTPILIPCQPTCIRIPCGHALRLSLSAACFPAYPVNTGTGMREERLIEARILTITLHSGGETSSRLHLPMA, from the coding sequence TTGTCCTTGGTTGGTATCCCTTTGGCAAGATCCGCTAGCCCAACCCAGGCCATGTTGCCCGTTCGCCCCCGCGAAACTGTTTCCATGTTCACCCGCGACGGGATCCAACTGGACGCGGATGTCTATCGCCCGCAAGGGGAGGGGAGCTACCCGGTTTTGCTGATGCGGCAGCCCTATGGGCGGGCCATTGCCTCGACGGTGGTGTATGCCCATCCCAGGTGGTATGCGGCCCAGGGGTACATTGTGGTCATCCAGGATGTGCGCGGACGGGGAACTTCCAAGGGATCCTTCTACCCTTTCCGCCATGAGGTGGAAGACGGGTTTGACGCCGTCAATTGGGCGGCTGCCTTGCCGGGGAGCAACGGCGTAGTGGGCATGTACGGCTTCTCTTATCAGGGCATGACCCAGCTGTATGCGGCTTCTACCCGTCCCAGCGCCTTGAAGGCCATCTGCCCGGCGATGCTGCCTTACGATCTCTATGCCGATGCCGCTTACCCAGGGGGGGCCTTTGCCTTCTACAACAACCTCAGTTGGGCCTTGCAACTGGAGACCGAAGGGGCGCGTCTCAGGGGGGATGCCAATGCCTACCAAGCGCTTTTGAAAGCTGCCCGCAATCTCCCCCTCTACGACCCTATCCCCCTCAAGCCGGGGGTGTTGCAGCAGTATGCCCCCCAATCCTATTACTTCGACTGGCTGGAGCACAGCGAGCCGGATGAATACTGGCGCAAGCTCTCTCCCCGTCTAGAGGTGGTGGATCTGCCGATGCTACACATTGCCGGCTGGTTTGACAGCTACCTGAGTGGTAGCCTGCGCCTCTACAAGGAAATGAGCGCCCGCAGCCAGAACCCTCAATACCTGATCATCGGCCCTTGGATCCATCTCCCTTGGGGGCGCAAAGTGGGGGCGTTGGACTTTGGCCCAGAGGCTGTCAGCCCCATCGATCGGCTGCAGGTGCGCTGGTTTGACCAGTTCCTCAAAGGCAAAGATACAGGGATCCTCCAGGAGCCGCCGGTACGCCTGTTCGAGATGGGATCCAACCGCTGGCGCGGCTTTGATGCTTGGCCTACCCCTGAGCCAAAAGCTTTTTACCTACACAGCACCGGCTTGGCTGCCCTTTCAGAAGCAGAGGGATCCCTTCGCCCTGAACCCTCGCCGACGCAACAATCGGATACCTTTGTTCACGATCCCTGGCGACCGGTGCCGGCCTTGGGGGGCCACCTAGTTCAGCCTGCCGGGCCGCAAGAGCGCTCCGCCCTCGACTGCCGCACCGATGTCCTGACCTATACCACTCCGCCGCTGCAAGCCGAGCTGGTTCTGGTCGGGGACATTGCTGTGGAGGTGTACGCGGAGGCCGACAGCCCCAGTTTCGATCTTTGCGCTGTGCTCTCGGTGGTAAGGCCCGATGGGCAGGTGTATAACTTTTCCCAAGGCTATTGTCGCCTACGGGATCCCCAGCCTGGTACCCCCATTCTGATTCCCTGTCAGCCCACCTGTATTCGCATTCCTTGCGGTCATGCTCTGCGCCTCAGCCTTAGCGCGGCTTGTTTTCCGGCCTATCCTGTCAACACAGGCACGGGAATGCGGGAAGAGCGGCTGATTGAGGCCCGCATTCTCACCATCACTCTCCACAGCGGCGGCGAGACGTCTTCGCGGCTGCACCTGCCCATGGCTTGA
- a CDS encoding cupin domain-containing protein, translating to MQTLSRCVIPIVKTPADYQAFRISPHDTNRLAIVFDPSHAQISLTFCVEIFDEGGKTPPNRHQMAVEMFFVLKGEGLAICDGKAAPIKTGDSILVPPTGVHEIHNTGPGRLYALCFMVPNEDFAELIRSGTPADLDEEDLQVLSGGWRRAFAEA from the coding sequence ATGCAAACGCTTTCCCGCTGCGTGATTCCAATTGTTAAAACCCCTGCCGATTATCAGGCTTTTCGCATCAGCCCCCACGATACCAATCGCCTGGCCATCGTGTTCGATCCTTCTCATGCTCAGATTTCTCTAACCTTTTGTGTGGAGATCTTCGATGAGGGAGGCAAAACCCCTCCAAATCGCCATCAAATGGCTGTGGAAATGTTTTTTGTTCTCAAGGGGGAAGGCCTGGCCATTTGCGATGGAAAAGCGGCCCCCATCAAAACTGGAGATAGCATTCTGGTACCGCCGACCGGTGTACATGAAATCCACAATACCGGCCCAGGCCGCCTCTACGCCCTCTGCTTCATGGTGCCCAACGAAGATTTTGCCGAGCTCATCCGCTCCGGCACTCCTGCGGACTTGGATGAGGAGGATTTGCAGGTGCTGTCGGGGGGCTGGAGAAGGGCATTTGCTGAGGCTTAG
- a CDS encoding cysteine hydrolase family protein produces MWVITQLPNLIPLLRDASGESMSTPNRPLKTLGIPPNAWAVNAEMADLTRPPLDPRPILLPTSSKTLRLDLAKAALLVIDMQNDFCHPDGWLASIGVDVTPARAPIGPLKALLPRLRQAQVPIVWVNWGNRPDLLNISAGLRHVYNPTGEGVGLGDPLPKNGSLVLTRGSWGAAVVEELEVKPEDIWVDKFRMSGFWDTPLDSILRNLGRTTLFFAGVNIDQCVMTTLQDANFLGYDCILLEDCAATTSPEYCLLATLYNVKQCFGFVASSSDLLAALPC; encoded by the coding sequence TTGTGGGTCATCACTCAACTGCCCAACCTGATCCCACTGCTGCGCGACGCGAGCGGAGAATCCATGAGCACCCCCAATCGCCCCTTGAAGACCCTTGGGATCCCTCCCAATGCCTGGGCTGTGAATGCCGAAATGGCCGACCTCACCCGTCCGCCCTTGGATCCCCGGCCCATCCTGCTACCCACCTCCAGCAAAACCCTGCGCTTGGATCTGGCCAAAGCGGCGTTGTTGGTGATCGACATGCAAAACGACTTTTGTCATCCCGACGGTTGGCTGGCCAGCATTGGCGTCGATGTTACACCTGCACGGGCTCCCATCGGCCCTCTAAAAGCCCTGCTGCCCCGCCTGCGACAAGCTCAAGTGCCGATTGTGTGGGTGAACTGGGGCAATCGCCCTGACTTGCTCAACATCAGCGCCGGCTTGCGACATGTGTACAACCCCACCGGAGAGGGAGTAGGGCTGGGGGATCCCTTGCCTAAGAACGGGTCTTTGGTCCTCACGCGGGGCAGTTGGGGCGCTGCTGTGGTGGAGGAACTGGAGGTCAAGCCCGAGGATATCTGGGTGGATAAGTTCCGCATGAGCGGCTTTTGGGATACCCCTCTCGATAGCATTCTCAGAAACCTGGGGCGCACCACCCTCTTTTTTGCCGGCGTGAACATCGACCAGTGCGTCATGACCACGCTGCAAGATGCCAATTTCCTCGGCTACGACTGCATTTTGCTGGAAGACTGCGCCGCCACCACCTCTCCTGAATACTGTTTGCTAGCTACCCTCTACAACGTCAAGCAGTGCTTTGGCTTTGTCGCCTCCTCCTCAGATTTGCTCGCGGCTCTCCCCTGTTAG
- a CDS encoding GNAT family N-acetyltransferase gives MAEQGIPLPVGYRWRIGSAWDRPWVRRGLQATLQESFPEQSNWDHLEETLDRLFDPPRTPCWWILKEETAEPVGCVWAGISTDQATHRRVAYIFLLWVDPAHRRQGLGRALMQQVERWGSQQQLAAITLQVYHHNQAALHFYQQAHFAVQGYWLYKPLSPAPIDAHVEEHEYKGHEVL, from the coding sequence ATGGCTGAACAAGGGATCCCTCTGCCTGTGGGTTATCGTTGGCGCATCGGTTCAGCCTGGGATCGGCCCTGGGTGCGACGAGGATTGCAGGCCACGTTGCAGGAATCTTTTCCAGAGCAAAGCAACTGGGATCACCTAGAAGAGACGCTGGATCGCCTCTTCGACCCACCCCGCACCCCCTGCTGGTGGATCTTGAAAGAAGAAACTGCAGAGCCGGTGGGCTGTGTTTGGGCCGGCATCTCCACCGATCAAGCCACCCATCGGCGGGTAGCCTACATTTTTCTGCTCTGGGTGGATCCCGCCCATCGCCGGCAGGGCCTGGGCAGAGCTTTGATGCAACAGGTGGAACGCTGGGGATCTCAGCAGCAGCTGGCGGCCATTACCCTGCAGGTTTACCATCACAACCAAGCCGCCCTCCATTTCTATCAGCAGGCTCACTTTGCTGTACAAGGCTACTGGTTGTACAAGCCGCTCAGCCCCGCGCCCATAGACGCGCATGTAGAAGAGCATGAATACAAAGGTCATGAAGTTTTGTGA
- a CDS encoding 4a-hydroxytetrahydrobiopterin dehydratase, which translates to MSRPVKLSEAEIQAKLEKLPGWSLREGKLHRQFQFGSFVEAFGWMSSVALVAESMGHHPEWSNVYNRVRVDLTTHDAGGITELDFTLAQRMNELAS; encoded by the coding sequence ATGTCCAGACCCGTCAAGCTAAGTGAAGCCGAGATCCAGGCCAAGCTGGAGAAACTGCCGGGCTGGTCTTTGCGGGAGGGAAAGCTGCATCGCCAATTTCAGTTTGGTTCCTTTGTCGAAGCCTTTGGCTGGATGAGCAGTGTGGCCTTGGTGGCCGAAAGCATGGGGCACCACCCCGAATGGAGCAATGTCTACAACCGCGTGCGGGTGGATCTCACCACCCACGATGCCGGGGGCATTACAGAACTGGACTTTACCCTGGCGCAACGCATGAACGAGCTGGCCAGCTAG
- a CDS encoding NAD(P)H-binding protein, with the protein MNVLVVGATGTLGRQVVRRAIEEGHQVTCLVRNPAKAAFLSEWGAHLKVGNLLQPSTLNSAMEDIEAVLDCATVRVTDTLSARQVDWDGKVALINAARAAQVGHFIFFSIMGAHHEYPNVPLMNFKHHIEKYLIGSQMPYTIFRPAGFMQGLIGQYAIPILEEQIVWVTGEGMPTAYLDTLDAARFAVRALTVEAAKQQIFPLVGPKAWTAREVIALCEQLSGKKAKVSTMPLGLLRGARKVAQFFQWSWNIADRLAFVEVIAAKEPMHADMTPVCETLGIELASLTSLEDYLAEYFQKMLKRIRELKVKQPKVKTPF; encoded by the coding sequence ATGAACGTGCTGGTTGTGGGGGCGACGGGAACGCTGGGCCGTCAAGTGGTACGCCGAGCCATCGAAGAGGGACACCAAGTTACCTGTCTGGTGCGAAATCCGGCAAAGGCTGCTTTCTTAAGTGAATGGGGCGCTCACCTGAAGGTGGGAAACCTGCTTCAGCCCAGCACCCTCAACTCCGCGATGGAAGACATCGAGGCGGTGCTCGACTGTGCTACGGTGCGGGTGACCGACACCCTCAGCGCCCGTCAGGTGGACTGGGATGGCAAGGTTGCCCTGATCAATGCGGCACGGGCTGCCCAGGTAGGGCATTTTATCTTTTTCTCCATCATGGGCGCCCACCACGAGTATCCCAATGTGCCCCTGATGAATTTCAAGCATCACATTGAGAAGTATTTGATCGGATCCCAGATGCCCTACACCATTTTCCGGCCAGCGGGCTTTATGCAGGGGTTGATTGGCCAGTACGCCATCCCCATCTTGGAAGAACAAATCGTCTGGGTAACCGGCGAGGGCATGCCAACGGCCTACCTAGACACCCTAGATGCAGCCCGGTTTGCGGTGCGAGCTCTCACTGTAGAAGCTGCCAAGCAGCAAATCTTTCCCTTGGTGGGGCCCAAGGCTTGGACGGCTCGAGAAGTCATTGCCTTGTGCGAGCAGCTCTCCGGCAAAAAGGCCAAAGTCAGCACCATGCCGCTGGGACTGCTGAGAGGGGCGCGCAAGGTGGCGCAGTTTTTTCAGTGGAGCTGGAACATTGCCGACCGGCTGGCGTTTGTGGAGGTGATCGCGGCCAAAGAACCCATGCACGCCGATATGACGCCTGTATGCGAAACCCTGGGGATTGAACTGGCCTCTCTGACCTCTCTTGAGGACTACCTGGCGGAGTATTTCCAGAAGATGTTGAAACGGATTCGCGAGCTGAAGGTCAAGCAACCTAAAGTCAAAACGCCCTTCTAG